The genome window GGGGATATAATGAACTGGCTGATGCACGTCAGTAGGCTTCTTCCCTGATATCAATTGTATGAATGATCAGCTCTTTCTATTAGCAGAATAGTTTTTAGTGCTAATAGAAAGAGTTTTTTATTACTATAAATATCATCTTTATGCTCTTGAAATCTCCGTTCAAAGCTTTTGAATGTCCGTTCAGTGTCTTTGAACGGACATTCAATGACTTTGAACGGACATTCAATGTCTTTGAACGAAGATTTTATATTGCTGAATATAGAAAAACAAATAGGTGCTGCTACTTTTTCAGTAGAGCACCTATGCTTATGATATCGGTTTCTAAAACAATTTATAGGTAGTGCGTAGCACTTTGAACTCGGTTCGGCGGTTCAGCTGGTTGCAGATTTCCTGATGCTCCTTGCTCTGCTTCAGGATAAATTCTTCGTTGAGCACATCGCCTTCCTTGAGCCAAGGATACTTCTCGGTGAGTTTCTTGCGCACATTCTTCGGCTTCTCCTTGCCGTAGCCCACAGGGGTGAGGCGCTCTTTCTCTATGCCGTGTTTTATCAGGTAGTCTACTACCGATTGGGCGCGGCGCTGAGACAGATGCTTGTTATATTCGCTGTTTCCCTTGTAGTCGCAATGGGCGCTGAGTTCGATGGTAACGTGCGGGTTCTCTTTCAGCAGCGTTACCAGCTGGTCAAGGGCTGTTGTACTGGCTTCGGTAAGGGTTGCCTTGTCGAAATCGTAGAAGATGTTGTCGATGAGTACAGGGGCTGTGATGGAAGCCAGCGGGAACTGGAGCACGTATTCCTTGCTCTCTTTAGCCGAATCAACCCGAAGTTCTTCCTTGTGGTTGAGGTAGCCTTTGCAGGATGCCATCACCAGGTAGTCGACATGCGGATTGATAGGGAGGACAAACGAACCGTCGCCCTTGACGGATAGTTTCCTGTTCGTTCCGTCGTTGCCTACGATTCTCACCTCTGCGGCAGGCAGTTCATAACCGTCTTTCTCGTAAACCCATCCCTTCATTGTGGTAACAATCTCCGGATTCTCGAAGGAGTAGATATGATCGTAGCCTCTTCCGTCTTTTCTGTTAGAGCAGAAGAAACCCTGGTTGTGGAGACCCTCGAAAGTCATTCCGAAGTCATCGGCTTCTGTATTCAGCGGATAGCCGGGGTGGGTGAGTTCATATTTCCGGGTGATGGAATTTACTTTGGCGATATAGATGTCGAGTCCGCCCATTCCCACATGACCGTTGCTGCTGAAGTAGAAGTCGCCGTTAGGACGGAAGGTAGGGAACATCTCATCGCCTGGGGTGTTGATAGGTTCGCCCAGGTTCTCTACGCCGCCCAGTCCGGCAGAAGTGATGCGCACTCGCCAGATGTCGAGACCGCCCTTACCGCCAGGCATATCTGATACGAAATAGAGCCATTCGCCATCAGGGGAGATGGCTGGATGGGCAAAACAACTGAGTGTATCTTTGCTGATTTCCAGATTCGACGGCTTGCTCCAGGCTGCATCCGAGCGGTTGGAGGTTACTATCTGGGCTAAGCGGGGCGAAGTGGGATCGGTAGCACACTGGGTGAGGTACATCTGCTTGCCGTCTGGGGTAAAGCAGCATGCGCCCTCTTCGTAGTCGGTGTTGAGACCGGTTCCGATGGCTTCCGGCTTGCTCCATTTGCCTTTGTCGTTCTTTTCAGAGAAGAAGATGTCGGCAGATTTCGTTCCCGTCACTCCGTTCAGGTCGCTGCCCTGGGCTTCGTTGCGGGTTGAGGTGAAATAGAGCTGACTGTAGTCATCGCTGAGGAACATCGGCGAATAGTCGTCTCTTCGGGAGTTGAAAACATCCATCCGCTTTACCTTGTACCGGCTTCCTTCCTTCTTCCAGACTGGGGCTTTTCGTGCCGATTCGAGTCCGTTCTTTACCAGCACGTTGTCGGGCATGGAATCGAGCAGGAATTCGAATTCCTTGGCAGCCTGCCTGTAACTTCCGTTCTTCAGGAGCAGCCGGGCGTAAGCCAGGCGGTCGTTGAGGTCTGCCTGCTTGTATCGGATGGCATTGCTGTAGGCTGCCAGTGCCTTCGGCGTACTGTTGATTTTATCATAGCAGCGTGCCATCTTCAGAGCCACCTTGCCCCGGGCAGCCCGCTCTTTGGTAGGTGTTTTGGTGTACACCTTTTTATATTGGGTTGCCGCATCGTAGTATTCGCCTAAAGAAAGATGCTTGTCTGCTTTCTTCAGGTTCTGTTCAATGCCGCAACTTATCAGAAAGAGGCAGCTGATTGCTGTTATGATTTGATAAAATCTTATTTGTTTCATATTGAATTACATCTGTGAGAATGGCTGGCGATATTGGCAGCCTGCCTTCCAGTTGCTGCAGCCATAAGCTGTCTTGCCCTTGATGATGACGCCCTTGCCGCAAAGCGGACATGGTTTGCCAACCATTGGGTCGGCAGCTGGAGCCGGCTGAGCAGGAGCATTCTGAGAATCAGTATTCTTTGCTGCTGCCTTATCGGCTTTCTTGGCAGGAGCCTTTCGGGCAGCCGGTTTCTTGGCAGCCGGTTTCTTCTTGAGGTCTTCCTCTGTCATGATGGTCACTCTCCGGTTGCTGTTGTCTGACAATACATCGATGACAATCTTGTTGATCTGTTCTTTCAGTCCGTTGATGAAGTCGGCAGGATCGTAAGTCTTGTGCTCGATGTCGCGGAGCTTCTTCTCCCAGATACCGGTCAGCTCGCAACTCTTCAGCAGTTCCTCATGGATGGTGTCAATGAGTTCGATGCCTGTCGGGGTTGCCATCAGATTCTTGCGCTGGCGACGGATGTAGTGGCGCTTGAAGAGGGTCTCGATGATGCCGGCACGGGAGGATGGTCGGCCGATTCCGTTCTCCTTCAATGCAGCACGAAGTTCTTCGTCTTCTACGAATTTACCGGCTGTCTCCATCGCACGCAGCAGGGTTGCCTCGGTATAATACTTAGGTGGCGTGGTCCATTTCTCCGTCAGGGTAGGCTGATGTTCTCCCGATTCGCCTTTTGTGAAGGATGGGAGGGTTCTTTCTTCTACTACTTCCTTCTTGGCACCGTTTCCTGAGTCTGCATTTCCGTTGGCGTTATCTGAAGCATCATCGTCATCTGTATTCTTTACATCCTTGGCATAGACTACTCGCCAGCCTGGTTCGAGAATTTCCTTACCGCTTACCTTGAACTCTATCTTTTCCGTTTTCGGTCCGTCTTCGTTGATGACTTCGCCCAAAACGGTGGTGGTAGAGAATTTACAGTCCGGATAGAACACGCTGATAAAGCGCTTGGCGATGAGATCATACACGTTTGCCTCCATATCGGTGAGTCCGGTTGGCGGAACACCGGTTGGGATGATGGCGTGGTGGTCGGTTACCTTGCTATTATCGAAAACCTTCTTGCTCTTCGGCAATTTCTTGCTGATTGTTGCGAGCTGCTGAATGAGCGGGAGGTATTTCTGCTGACTCATGATCTTTGCCTGACTCACTCCGTTCAGAATCTGCGGACATTTCGGATAGATATCGTCGGTCAGGAACTGGGTATCTACACGAGGATAAGTGGTGTATTTCTTTTCGTAGAGACTCTGGATGAGCTTCAGCGTAATATCGGCAGAGTAAGCAAACTTCTTGTTGCAATCCACCTGCAGCGAGGTGAGGTCGTAGAGATGAGGTGGCGCCTCGTTTCCCTTCTTCTTGCTTACATCTGTAACCGTGAAGGGTTTGCCAGCGATGGTGCTGAAAGCCTTCTCGCCTTCCTCCTTGCTGGTAAACTTGCCGCTGGTGGCGGTAAACTGGGTGTCGCGGTAGATGGTGGCGAGTACCCAGTAAGGTTCGGAAACGAAGTTGTCGATTTCCTTCTGGCGGTTTACGATCAGGGCAAGGGTAGGGGTCTGCACCCGGCCGATGCTGAGCACCTGTCGGTTCTGCCCGTATTTCAATGTATAAAGTCGGGTGGCGTTCATACCGAGAATCCAGTCGCCGATGGCACGGGAAAGTCCGGCAAGATAGAGTGACTGATATTCCCCCTGGTCTTTCAGTTCCTGGAATCCCTGCTTGATGGCCTCATCGGTCATGGACGAAATCCACAGTCTCTTGACCGGGCATTTTGCCTGCGCCTTCTGCATCACCCATCTCTGGATAAGCTCTCCTTCCTGTCCGGCGTCACCGCAGTTGATGATGCTGTCGGCAGCCTGCATCAGTTTCTCGATGGTAGCAAACTGCTTCTTGATGCCTTCATCGTTGATGAGCTTGATACCGAAACGCTGTGGAATCATCGGCAACGCCGCAAGGCTCCAATGTTTCCACATCGGAGTATAATCATCCGGTTCCTTCAGCTCACAAAGGTGGCCGAAGGTCCATGTTACTTGGTAACCATTACCTTCCATATAACCGTCGCGTGCCGTGGTAGCCCCGATGATTCGGGCGATATCCTTAGCCACACTCGGTTTCTCTGCTATACAAACTATCATGTTTTATTCTTATTTCTGTTTGCAAAGGTACAATAAAATAATGAGATAGCCATCATTTCGCCTCCTTTTTCTCATGGCGGGGAATAAAAAAGCCCTGTAAGGCTTGGGCCTTACAGGGCGTATTTCATATAAATCCGCGTGCGATTACTCGTACTCCTGCCAGCTCTTAATCTGAAGCTGATCCTGGCTCAATGTGCAGAATGCCTCGATGAAGGCGGAAGCCAGACGGGCATTGGTGATCAGAGGAATGTTGTGGTCGATGGCGCCACGACGGATTCTGTAACCATTGGTCAGCTCACGCTTGGTGTGATTCTTAGGGATGTTGACGATGAGGTCGAACTTGTGGTCGGCAATCATCTGCATCACATTAGGAAGATCCTTGTGGTCCTCATCAGGCCATCCTACGGCTGTAGCCTTCACGTTGTTCTCGTTCAGGAACTTCGCTGTACCGGCTGTAGCGTAGATGGTGTAACCGTTCTTCACCAGCGCCTGGGCAGCATCGAGCAGAGAAGCCTTCTCCTTCGTACCACCGCTTGAAAGCATAATGCCCTTGTCCTTTGAAGGAATCTTGTAGCCGGTAGCAATCAATGAGTTGAGCAATGCCTCCTCGAAAGTATCACCCATACAACCTACCTCACCGGTAGAACTCATATCCACACCCAAAACTGGGTCAGCGTTCTGCAAGCGGGCGAATGAGAACTGTGATGCCTTCACACCCATACGGTCGATATCGAAAGCAGACTTATCCGGTTTCTGATATGGAGCATCGAGCATGATGCGGGTAGCAGTCTCGATGAAGTTGCGCTTCAATACCTTGCTCACGAATGGGAACGAACGGGATGCACGGAGGTTACACTCGATAACCTTCACATCGCGACCCTTAGCCAAGTACTGGATATTGAAAGGACCAGAGATGTTGAGCTCCTTGGCGATGGCACGTGAAATCTTCTTGATCTGACGGGCTGTAGCGAAGGAAATCTGCTGGGCAGGGAAGGTCATGGTGGCATCACCGGAGTGAACACCTGCATACTCTACGTGCTCTGAAATGCCATACTCTACAATCTCACCGTTCTGGGCAACACCGTCGAACTCAATCTCGTTGGTCTCGGTCATAAACTGGGAGATAACTACCGGGTACTCCTTAGAAACCTCAGAAGCTGCCTCCAGGAAGCGACGCAACTCGTCGTCATTGTGGCAAACGTTCATGGCTGCACCAGAAAGAACGTAGGATGGACGGACGAGAACAGGATAGCCTACCTCGTCGATGAACTTCTGAACATCCTCCATAGAGGTGAGGGCGCTCCACTTAGGCTGGTCGATGCCCAGCTTATCGAGCATGGCAGAGAACTTACCACGGTTCTCGGCACGGTCGATGTTGACAGGAGATGTACCCAGAATTGGCACAGACTGACGATGGAGCTTCATAGCCAGGTTGTTTGGAATCTGACCACCCACAGAAACAATCACACCACGTGGTGACTCCAGGTCGATGACATCGAGTACACGCTCGAATGAAAGCTCATCGAAGTAGAGACGGTCGCACATATCGTAGTCGGTAGATACGGTCTCTGGGTTGTAGTTGATCATGATTGACTTGTAACCCAACTTGCGGGCTGTGTTGATGGCGTTTACAGAACACCAGTCGAACTCTACAGAAGAACCGATGCGGTAAGCACCAGAACCGAGAACGATGACAGACTTCTCGTTCTTGTAGTAGTTGATGTCGTAACCCTCTACAGCGTATGTCATGTAGAGATAGTTGGTAAGGTCAGGATGCTCGCTTGCCACAGTAGGGATGCGCTTTACGGCAGGAAGAATGTTCAGCTTCTTGCGCTGGGCACGAACTGCGAGAACCTCCTTCTCCATGTTGGTATCCTTGGTCTTCAATACGAAGCGGGCAATCTGGAAGTCAGAGAAGCCCAATACCTTAGCCTCGCGCAATACCTCTGCAGGAATCTCCTCCAATGTATTGTATGTAGAAAGCTTGTGCTTGTAATCTACGATATTCTTCATGCGCTCGATAAACCAAGGGTCAATCTTGGTCAACTCCTCGATGCGCTCGATGGTGTAGCCTTCCTCCAAAGCCTGGGCGATGGCGAAGATACGGAGGTCGGTAGGGTTAGAAAGTTCCTCATCCAGGTTATCAAACTTGGTGTGGTCGTTGCCAACGAAACCGTGCATTCCCTGACCAATCATACGGAGACCCTTCTGGAGCATCTCCTCGAATGAGCGGCCGATAGACATGATTTCGCCTACAGACTTCATGGAAGAACCAATCTTGCGGCTTACACCGGCAAACTTGGTAAGGTCCCAACGAGGAATCTTACAGATCATATAGTCGAGTGATGGAGCCACATAAGCTGAGTTAGGAGTACCCATCTCGCCAATCTGGTCGAGCGTATAACCGAGGGCAATCTTGGCTGCAACGAAAGCCAAAGGATAACCGGTAGCCTTAGATGCGAGGGCTGAAGAACGGCTCAAGCGAGCGTTGATCTCGATGATACGGTAGTCGTTGGTCTCAGCGTTGAAAGCATACTGGATGTTGCACTCACCCACGATGTTGAGGTGACGGACGCACTTCACGGCGATGTCCTGCAACATCTTCACCTGCTCGTCGGTAAGAGAACAGGTTGGAGCCACAACGATAGACTCACCTGTATGGATTCCGAGTGGGTCGAAGTTTTCCATAGAGGCAACGGTGAAGCAACGGTCGTTCGCATCACGGATGCACTCGAACTCAATCTCCTTCCATCCCTTCAGGCTCTCCTCAACGAGTACCTGAGGTGCGAAAGTGAAGGCAGATTCAGCAATCTCCTTGAACTCCTCTTCGGTCTTGCAGACACCAGAACCGAGACCACCCAGCGCGTAGGCAGAACGGATCATGATAGGGTAGCCGATGTTGCGTGCCGCAGCCACAGCCTCCTCCATGTTCTCGCAAGCGTGGCTTACAGGAACCTTGAGGTCAACCTTGTTGAGCTCCTTTACGAAGAGGTCGCGGTCTTCTGTGTTCATGATTGCCTCTACCGAGGTACCCAACACATCCACACCATACTCCTTGAGCACACCGTTGAGGTAAAGTTCTGTACCTACGTTCAAACCCGTCTGTCCACCCCAAGCCAGCATGATGCCGTCTGGGCGCTCCTTCTTGATAATTTCAGTTACAAAAAAAGGTGTCACCGGCAAGAAATAAACCTTGTCAGCAATACCTTCACTTGTCTGAATTGTAGCAACGTTTGGATTAATGAGGACGGAACTAATACCCTCCTCGCGCAAAGCCTTGAGAGCCTGCGAACCGGAATAGTCAAACTCGCCTGCCTGGCCGATCTTCAAAGCACCGGAACCCAGAACGAGGACTTTCTTAAGCTGTTTCTTCATCATTAAATATAACTATAAGTTTGTTCTTTATATGTCTTGTTATTTATGTTTTTAGCAACTAAACTGTATTTGTGTTAGTTCACAAATGGTAGACACACTATTTCTAGATGCAAAGTTACGCTATTTATTTGATTATTCCAAATTTTCTGCAAATCTTTACAGTTAAATAACATCAATTATTATTATTTCTTCTCTAGAATGTCGTATTTTTGCAATTATTTTGTTACTTTTGCAGCGGCTTTTAGTCATGTAGAAAAAGAATAAAAAATAGCAAACAAGATAAATATAACAACAATGAAAGTCGGATTATTCGTCCCTTGTTATGTGGATGCCCTTTACCCTGAAGCGGGTGTGGCTACATACAAGTTGCTTAAGCATTACGGACTAGACGTGGGTTATCCCGAAAAACAGACTTGCTGCGGCCAGCCAATGGCTAATGCCGGTTTTCAGTACAAGTCGGAGAAGGTCATAGAGACGTTTGATGAACTGTTCAAGGATTACGATTATATCGTAGCTCCTTCTGCCTCATGTGCCGCTTACGTAAAGGTGTATTATCCTAAAATCCTTGAGGGTAAGCACGAGTGTATTTCCTCAAAGAAAATCATGGATGTTGTGGAGTTCCTTCACGATGTGCTGAAGGTGGATCATGTGCCGGGCAAGTTCCCGCATGTGGTGAGTGTACACAACAGTTGTCACGGTGTGCGCGAACTGGGATTGTCATCTCCTTCTGAGCGCCACATCAAGCCTTTCAACAAAATCATTGACTTATTAAATATGGTGGAAGGCATTACCATCCACGAACCGGAGCGCAAGGATGAGTGTTGCGGATTTGGCGGTATGTTCTCTATTGAGGAACCTGCCGTTTCTACCCGTATGGGCGAAGATAAGATCAAGCGCCACATGGCTACAGGCGCTGAGTTTGTTACCGGACCGGATTCTTCCTGTCTGATGCACATGGCTGGAATCGCCAAGAAAGAGAATATGCCGATCAAGTTTATTCATGTTGTTCAAATATTAGCTGCAGGACTATGAGTACAGAACATTCCAAGAGAGCTGCGAAGTTTACGCAGAACGTAGAGAAGACCACCTGGCACGACGCTACCTTCTGGTCTGTTCGTCAGAAGAGAGATAAGATGGCGCAGGAACTTCCTGAGTGGGAAGACCTCCGCGAGCATGCGTCTGAAATCAAGATGCATACGATTACCCATCTCGCCGATTACCTCGATATGTTTTCCAAGAATCTGGAGAGCCGCGGGGTAAAGGTTCACTGGGCAAAGGATGCACAGGAATTCAATGAGATTGTGCTCGGTATTCTGAAAGATCATAACGTGAAGAAGATGGTGAAGTCGAAGTCGATGCTCACCGAGGAGTGCGAGATGAATCCTTATCTGGAGCAGCACGGCATTGACGTGGTGGAGACCGACCTGGGTGAGCGCATCATCCAGCTCTTGCATCAGAAGCCTAGTCATATCGTGATGCCTGCCATCCACCTGAAGCGTGAGGAGGTAGGTAAGATGTTCGAGGAGAAGGGTATCTCCAAGGAAATCGGCAACTATGATCCTACTTACCTGACCCGCTGTGCCCGTCATCATCTCCGCGACCAGTTTATGGAAGCAGGAGCAGGTATGACTGGCTGTAACTTCGGTGTGGCTGCTACCGGCGATTGCGTGGTTTGCACCAACGAGGGTAATGCGGATATGACCACTTCCATGCCTAAGCTCCACATCGTAGCGATGGGTATTGAGAAACTGGTTCCTGATTATAAGTCATTGGCTGTGTTCCAGCGCCTGCTTTGCCGCTGCGGAACCGGTCAGCCTACCACCGCCTTCACTTCTCATTTCCGCCAGGCTCGTCCGGGTGCCGAGATGCATGTGGTATTGGTGGATAACGGCAGAAGCGATATTCTCGCCGATAAGGACCACTGGCAGACTTTGAAATGCATGCGTTGCGGAGCCTGCATGAATACCTGTCCGGTTTATCGTCGTTCAGGCGGTTACAGTTACACCTATTTTATTCCGGGTCCTATCGGTGTGAATCTGGGTATGCTGAAGAATCCTCAGAAGTACAGCGATAATGTTTCGGCATGTACTTTGTGCTTGTCATGCGATAATGTCTGTCCTTCCAAGGTAGGACCGGGTTCTCAGATTTATGTCTGGCGCCAGAGTCTGGAGAAGTTGGGTAAGGCTGATCCTGTGAAGAAGGCGATGTCGAATGGTATGAAGTATCTCTTCGATCGTCCTGCGCTCTACACCACTGCCCTGAAGTTTGCTCCGCTTGTCAATCTGGTTCCTGAATGCTGTACGCACTTCAGCAATTGGAATGCCTGGGGCATCGGTCACGCCATGCCTGAGTTTGCAAAGAAGAGTTTCCATCAGCTTTGGAAAGAAGGAAAGGTGAAGTAGTGGGTCATCATAAAGTTCAAAGTTCAAATTTCAAAGTTCAATGAAGAAAGAAGATTTCCTGAACAAGTTGCGTAAGAATACGCATGTTCAATTCGATATGCCTGCCGTAGATGTGAAGGGTATTCAGTATGAGGATACCTTGAAGCAATTTATTGAGATGACGGAATCGGTAGGTGGCCATGTGATAGAAGCTAAGGAGGGTGAGAGTCTGGATGAACTGGTGAAGAAGGCTTATCCGGAAGCCAAGGTCTTTGCTTCTCATCTGCCAGAAATCACGATTGCCCAGAAGAATCCTGATACGGTGGCTGAGGCTAATGATCTGAATGGTACTGATGTGGGTATTGTTCGTGGTGAAGTGGGTGTTGCCGAGAATGGCTGCATCTGGATTCCTCAGACCATGAAGGAGAAAGCGGTGCTTTTCATCTCGGAATACCTTGTGATATTCCTCGAAAAAGAGAAGATTGTGAACAATATGCATGAGGCTTATGCCCGTATTGAGATGGATCCGAAGTACAATTTCGGTATTTTCATCAGTGGTCCTTCCAAGACTGCCGATATTGAGCAGGCTCTGGTTATGGGTGCGCAAGCTGCTCGTGGTGTGACAGTTATACTCTTGTAAAAGGCAGAAATCCCGAAGTTCACTATCTTGTGAACTTCGGGATTTCTCTTTATACTGTCCATTCATAGGTGTCGTAAACCACGCCTCTTCCTCCATAACCTTCCTTGTGGGCGATGAGGCCTTCGTTGATCCAGGCTCCCTGCTGTTCCGTAGAACTGCCGAAGTCCAGATAGGGATAATCGGGGTAATCATGATACATAATCTGTTCGTAGATAGCCTCCATGGCTCCGAATTCCTTTCCCTCATCGTTGGTAGAACTATATTGTCCGTGTACCACTTGCTGGGTAATATAAAAGGTGAGGCCTCCTATAATGTGCCCGTTGCGATAAGCATTGTATTGGATGATATTCTCGGGGAATCGGCTTTTCAGAAGTTCCATTTCCTGAAGCGTGTGTACCGGTTTGGCACCAAATCGCTTTTCCAGGTTCTCATTCAATACCTCCCAGAATTCCGACAGGCTTGCATCTCTCACTACGGTCACTCCATTCTGATGAGCCTTCTTCAGACGGCGCAAGTGGTCTTTCCGCCAGCGCAATTTCTGCTGCATGAAGATGGTTGTGCCGATATTGCGGAGCGAAAGATAGGCCTTGCATTTCCAGAAGATGGCGTAGAGATCTTCTTCTGAAGGATGGAGATGATAGATCCAGGGAATAGGACGATACTGTACCTTCTCGAAACCCTGAAGGCGCAGATAGACATTCAATTCCTCAAAGAGTTGGCAGACATCTGAAATCGTGACGTGGATGTTCATGATCAGTCCGCCATAGGTGAGTCCGAAATGTGAGCAGAGGGTCTTGCCTACCTGATGGGCTGGCAGGATGGAATGAAGCTTTCCCTTCTTGAAGAATAGGAGAGAATAGTCCTTGAACCTATCGGAATGGTAATCCATATAGTTGCGGTAAAAGAGAAACGTAGCGTTTCGGGCTTTTGCCACATACTCATCCCATTGCTGGCGATATTCGGGGGTGTATTTGATGATTTCAAACATGATGTCTTGCATATCTGAGGTATTCGTCATATTCGCGTATGTAGTCTTCTTCCTTAAACTTTTGGGAAGCCAGAACCAGACACAATGAGCCGGAAGAGAAATCATCCAGTGTTCGCCAGATATTGACATCCACGAACAGTCCCTCCCAAGGGTGGTTGAGATGATAGGTCTTCTTCTGTTCTCCATTATCCAGTGTTACCGAAAAGGAACCGCTGGCTGCTATGATGAATTCCTGGCATTCCTTGTGAGCATGGCCACCGCGACTTTCTCCGCCCGGAACATCATAGGTCCAGTAGGTACGGGCAATGGCAAAGGGAATATGCGTTTCTCCCTCTGCCACTGTCAGGTTGCCTCTTGGGTCGAATATCTTGGGTAATGTGATAATTCTTCCTAATTCTTTCATGTCTTATTTCTTCATGTATGGGTCGGTTCCCAATACAGTCTTTGCCAGACGCTTTGCCTTGTCGCGAAGCTGGTTGAGGTCATCGCCCTTTTCGCCGTAGCAGAGTACGACGCCCATGCGGCGGCCCACGTGAGCCTCTGGCTTGCCGAAGATACGGATGCGGGTGTGGTCTTCCTTCAGGGCATCGAGCATATTGTAGTTTAATGGCTCGGTGCTTTCCTCTGGCGAGAGGATGACGGCAGAACAGCCGATGTGCTCCAGATGGATTCCGGCGATAGGTAAGCCCATCACGGCACGGAAGTGGAGCTCAAACTCGCTCAGGTTGGTGGTGTGACCGAGGGTTACCATACCTGTATCGTGTGGACGAGGACTCAACTCTGAGAAGATGACTTCGCCCTGCTTGCTCAGGAAGAACTCTACGCCCCAGAGACCGGCACCAGTCAATGCCTTGGTTACTTCGCCGGCAATGTGCTCAGCCTTCTTCAAAGCCTCCTCTGGAATCTGGAATGGCTGCCAACTCTCGCGGTAGTCGCCGCCCTTCTGTACGTGGCCGATAGGTGGACA of Segatella copri contains these proteins:
- a CDS encoding OmpA family protein, with the protein product MKQIRFYQIITAISCLFLISCGIEQNLKKADKHLSLGEYYDAATQYKKVYTKTPTKERAARGKVALKMARCYDKINSTPKALAAYSNAIRYKQADLNDRLAYARLLLKNGSYRQAAKEFEFLLDSMPDNVLVKNGLESARKAPVWKKEGSRYKVKRMDVFNSRRDDYSPMFLSDDYSQLYFTSTRNEAQGSDLNGVTGTKSADIFFSEKNDKGKWSKPEAIGTGLNTDYEEGACCFTPDGKQMYLTQCATDPTSPRLAQIVTSNRSDAAWSKPSNLEISKDTLSCFAHPAISPDGEWLYFVSDMPGGKGGLDIWRVRITSAGLGGVENLGEPINTPGDEMFPTFRPNGDFYFSSNGHVGMGGLDIYIAKVNSITRKYELTHPGYPLNTEADDFGMTFEGLHNQGFFCSNRKDGRGYDHIYSFENPEIVTTMKGWVYEKDGYELPAAEVRIVGNDGTNRKLSVKGDGSFVLPINPHVDYLVMASCKGYLNHKEELRVDSAKESKEYVLQFPLASITAPVLIDNIFYDFDKATLTEASTTALDQLVTLLKENPHVTIELSAHCDYKGNSEYNKHLSQRRAQSVVDYLIKHGIEKERLTPVGYGKEKPKNVRKKLTEKYPWLKEGDVLNEEFILKQSKEHQEICNQLNRRTEFKVLRTTYKLF
- a CDS encoding DNA topoisomerase 3 gives rise to the protein MIVCIAEKPSVAKDIARIIGATTARDGYMEGNGYQVTWTFGHLCELKEPDDYTPMWKHWSLAALPMIPQRFGIKLINDEGIKKQFATIEKLMQAADSIINCGDAGQEGELIQRWVMQKAQAKCPVKRLWISSMTDEAIKQGFQELKDQGEYQSLYLAGLSRAIGDWILGMNATRLYTLKYGQNRQVLSIGRVQTPTLALIVNRQKEIDNFVSEPYWVLATIYRDTQFTATSGKFTSKEEGEKAFSTIAGKPFTVTDVSKKKGNEAPPHLYDLTSLQVDCNKKFAYSADITLKLIQSLYEKKYTTYPRVDTQFLTDDIYPKCPQILNGVSQAKIMSQQKYLPLIQQLATISKKLPKSKKVFDNSKVTDHHAIIPTGVPPTGLTDMEANVYDLIAKRFISVFYPDCKFSTTTVLGEVINEDGPKTEKIEFKVSGKEILEPGWRVVYAKDVKNTDDDDASDNANGNADSGNGAKKEVVEERTLPSFTKGESGEHQPTLTEKWTTPPKYYTEATLLRAMETAGKFVEDEELRAALKENGIGRPSSRAGIIETLFKRHYIRRQRKNLMATPTGIELIDTIHEELLKSCELTGIWEKKLRDIEHKTYDPADFINGLKEQINKIVIDVLSDNSNRRVTIMTEEDLKKKPAAKKPAARKAPAKKADKAAAKNTDSQNAPAQPAPAADPMVGKPCPLCGKGVIIKGKTAYGCSNWKAGCQYRQPFSQM
- the carB gene encoding carbamoyl-phosphate synthase (glutamine-hydrolyzing) large subunit, with amino-acid sequence MKKQLKKVLVLGSGALKIGQAGEFDYSGSQALKALREEGISSVLINPNVATIQTSEGIADKVYFLPVTPFFVTEIIKKERPDGIMLAWGGQTGLNVGTELYLNGVLKEYGVDVLGTSVEAIMNTEDRDLFVKELNKVDLKVPVSHACENMEEAVAAARNIGYPIMIRSAYALGGLGSGVCKTEEEFKEIAESAFTFAPQVLVEESLKGWKEIEFECIRDANDRCFTVASMENFDPLGIHTGESIVVAPTCSLTDEQVKMLQDIAVKCVRHLNIVGECNIQYAFNAETNDYRIIEINARLSRSSALASKATGYPLAFVAAKIALGYTLDQIGEMGTPNSAYVAPSLDYMICKIPRWDLTKFAGVSRKIGSSMKSVGEIMSIGRSFEEMLQKGLRMIGQGMHGFVGNDHTKFDNLDEELSNPTDLRIFAIAQALEEGYTIERIEELTKIDPWFIERMKNIVDYKHKLSTYNTLEEIPAEVLREAKVLGFSDFQIARFVLKTKDTNMEKEVLAVRAQRKKLNILPAVKRIPTVASEHPDLTNYLYMTYAVEGYDINYYKNEKSVIVLGSGAYRIGSSVEFDWCSVNAINTARKLGYKSIMINYNPETVSTDYDMCDRLYFDELSFERVLDVIDLESPRGVIVSVGGQIPNNLAMKLHRQSVPILGTSPVNIDRAENRGKFSAMLDKLGIDQPKWSALTSMEDVQKFIDEVGYPVLVRPSYVLSGAAMNVCHNDDELRRFLEAASEVSKEYPVVISQFMTETNEIEFDGVAQNGEIVEYGISEHVEYAGVHSGDATMTFPAQQISFATARQIKKISRAIAKELNISGPFNIQYLAKGRDVKVIECNLRASRSFPFVSKVLKRNFIETATRIMLDAPYQKPDKSAFDIDRMGVKASQFSFARLQNADPVLGVDMSSTGEVGCMGDTFEEALLNSLIATGYKIPSKDKGIMLSSGGTKEKASLLDAAQALVKNGYTIYATAGTAKFLNENNVKATAVGWPDEDHKDLPNVMQMIADHKFDLIVNIPKNHTKRELTNGYRIRRGAIDHNIPLITNARLASAFIEAFCTLSQDQLQIKSWQEYE
- a CDS encoding (Fe-S)-binding protein; protein product: MKVGLFVPCYVDALYPEAGVATYKLLKHYGLDVGYPEKQTCCGQPMANAGFQYKSEKVIETFDELFKDYDYIVAPSASCAAYVKVYYPKILEGKHECISSKKIMDVVEFLHDVLKVDHVPGKFPHVVSVHNSCHGVRELGLSSPSERHIKPFNKIIDLLNMVEGITIHEPERKDECCGFGGMFSIEEPAVSTRMGEDKIKRHMATGAEFVTGPDSSCLMHMAGIAKKENMPIKFIHVVQILAAGL